From a region of the Paenibacillus sp. FSL R10-2734 genome:
- a CDS encoding PLP-dependent aminotransferase family protein, translating into MHIDLIRSGSKSLPHQISETLSQRISSGLLQQGVRLPSVRSLATTLSVSQVTVSKAYAVLEKRGLIYCKQGKGCFVADPEHTKRQVDGRWQDLYDDYLPRAQLWRNFDYSEVKYPFHIAAIHSELLPLKNIGDSYASLVTQQPELMATYGNFQGDLELRGIMRDHLKTRGITLTSSDLMITSGTQQGIDLVARTFVGPGDTVYLEAPSYTGAIDVFAGRGAEMIFVPTDSEGMRVDILTRMCDQRPPKLIYTIPTYQNPSGVTMSMARRQRLLEIARSYRCLIVEDDPFSDLYFHTPPPRTIKSMDSEGHVVYMKSFSKVIAPGCRIACVAAEGDILSRLIAAKSASDLGSPLLTQRAVMPFIAGKYESYAAQLRITLRGRMEKAARLLKLYAPPGVNYILPEGGLNLWLELPASPDIARLHELAEQESISFLPGDVCYSAETPSRHIRLCYSQMNETDMEEGLRLFLRLLGRFLQVNG; encoded by the coding sequence ATGCATATCGATTTGATTCGCAGCGGCAGTAAATCTCTGCCTCATCAAATCAGTGAAACCCTAAGTCAGCGGATCTCATCAGGACTGCTCCAGCAAGGTGTCCGGCTGCCCTCCGTGAGAAGTTTGGCTACAACTTTAAGTGTAAGCCAGGTTACGGTAAGCAAGGCGTACGCTGTGCTTGAGAAACGGGGACTTATTTACTGCAAACAAGGTAAAGGCTGCTTTGTAGCTGACCCTGAGCACACTAAACGTCAGGTAGATGGCCGCTGGCAGGATTTATATGATGATTATTTGCCTCGAGCTCAGCTGTGGCGCAATTTTGATTACTCTGAAGTGAAGTATCCCTTTCATATAGCTGCAATTCACAGTGAGCTACTGCCGCTCAAAAATATCGGTGACTCCTACGCATCATTAGTCACTCAGCAGCCGGAGCTTATGGCCACCTATGGGAACTTTCAGGGTGATCTGGAGCTGCGAGGAATCATGAGAGATCACTTGAAAACACGTGGAATTACACTCACTTCCTCCGATTTAATGATTACAAGTGGAACACAGCAAGGTATTGATCTGGTGGCACGTACATTTGTCGGCCCTGGAGACACGGTGTATCTTGAGGCTCCCAGTTATACTGGGGCTATTGATGTTTTTGCAGGACGAGGTGCAGAGATGATCTTTGTACCTACAGACAGTGAAGGAATGCGGGTGGACATCCTTACTAGGATGTGTGATCAAAGACCACCTAAGCTAATTTATACAATCCCTACCTATCAGAATCCGAGCGGAGTAACCATGAGTATGGCAAGAAGACAACGCCTGCTGGAAATCGCTCGGAGTTACCGTTGTCTTATTGTAGAGGATGATCCATTTAGTGATTTATATTTCCACACGCCCCCGCCTAGGACGATCAAATCGATGGATTCCGAAGGGCATGTAGTTTATATGAAGAGCTTCAGTAAAGTTATAGCTCCCGGCTGCAGAATTGCCTGTGTAGCCGCTGAAGGGGATATTCTGTCTCGACTCATCGCTGCTAAGTCTGCGAGTGATCTAGGGAGTCCACTGCTCACTCAGCGCGCGGTAATGCCGTTCATCGCCGGCAAGTATGAATCGTACGCTGCGCAGTTACGAATTACACTCCGTGGCCGCATGGAAAAGGCGGCGAGGCTTCTTAAGCTCTACGCACCACCTGGGGTAAACTATATTCTTCCAGAGGGAGGTCTTAATCTCTGGCTGGAGCTTCCAGCTTCTCCCGATATCGCAAGACTGCATGAGCTGGCTGAACAGGAGAGCATTTCTTTTTTACCTGGTGATGTCTGTTACTCCGCGGAGACCCCTTCCCGGCATATCCGTTTGTGCTATTCACAAATGAATGAGACGGATATGGAGGAAGGGTTACGGCTATTTCTCCGCTTGCTTGGCAGATTTTTGCAGGTGAATGGTTAA
- a CDS encoding S8 family peptidase, with amino-acid sequence MSRKNLTVAGLVTAAFTVLLLTFALRPAANGTTREVANVAGPKPAPTSALHSAPNLTQEKSLKKSSLSQDVDATDHLNRVDVSKHLTKLLSETDGIASLHDKSVYAKRLQQNHGFITMLMWIDFRNHKSDTFKSSSFPQGTEQENQQLLKYLKTAKSAIRGHQSYESPTFTIGKEKYYFIAQRNKEKNVGIIALINQKVLGRVADHQLKNLRLIPYPKEGKYRVESVHTDNLKDITVKTGHDNENASHFYENEIVVRFRNNSPTPAQLQTITADISGKQPRKLGYAYIFRSEKLTYYQLKDYFTNKWHPAYTEPHYMYLTNDAITKNAEGTVTPNDMLFSTYQWNLPAIETELGWNLSKGSKEVIVAVVDTGVQINHPDLKGKLMTGYNAITNGSTPEDDVGHGTHVSGIIGALVNNGEGVAGISWYNKILPVKALDNSGAGTTYSVAEGIIWAADNGAKVINLSLGNYADSQFLHDAIKYAYDRDIVLVSAAGNDNTERPGFPAAYPEVIAVAATNASGEKASFSNYGDYIDVAAPGESIASTYPDSQYAALSGTSMASPHVAALAGLVRSLNPNLTNTEVMELMTKNAVDLGTAGHDKYFGWGQVDIYKTLQAASGNQVPLQLWPQHVQQQLNQLKQRLNNTP; translated from the coding sequence ATGTCACGAAAAAATCTAACGGTTGCAGGTCTGGTAACAGCTGCGTTCACGGTTCTATTACTTACCTTTGCGCTGCGTCCTGCCGCTAATGGGACGACCAGAGAAGTCGCTAATGTCGCTGGACCAAAGCCTGCTCCAACTTCAGCTCTACATTCAGCACCAAATCTAACACAGGAAAAATCATTAAAAAAAAGCTCCTTATCTCAAGATGTTGATGCGACGGATCACCTAAATAGAGTGGATGTCAGCAAACATTTGACTAAGCTCCTCTCTGAAACGGATGGAATTGCTTCGCTTCATGATAAATCAGTGTATGCGAAACGTTTGCAGCAGAACCACGGATTTATCACCATGCTGATGTGGATCGATTTTCGCAACCATAAATCCGACACCTTTAAGTCTTCCTCATTTCCTCAAGGAACCGAACAGGAGAATCAACAGCTGCTGAAATATCTTAAGACGGCGAAATCAGCCATCCGTGGTCATCAATCCTATGAATCTCCAACGTTTACAATCGGTAAAGAGAAATATTACTTTATCGCTCAGCGGAACAAAGAAAAAAATGTAGGCATCATCGCACTTATTAACCAAAAGGTGCTTGGGCGTGTGGCGGATCATCAGCTGAAGAATCTGCGTCTCATTCCTTATCCAAAGGAAGGTAAATACCGCGTAGAATCGGTGCATACCGACAATTTAAAGGATATCACCGTCAAGACAGGTCATGATAACGAAAATGCCAGCCATTTTTATGAGAATGAAATTGTCGTCCGCTTCCGCAACAACTCACCTACCCCGGCGCAGCTTCAGACGATAACCGCAGACATCAGTGGTAAGCAGCCACGTAAGCTTGGGTATGCCTATATCTTTCGTTCAGAGAAGCTGACTTATTATCAGCTCAAAGACTATTTCACCAATAAATGGCATCCCGCATATACAGAGCCTCACTATATGTATTTAACCAATGATGCCATAACTAAAAACGCAGAGGGAACTGTTACTCCAAATGACATGTTATTCTCCACTTACCAATGGAATTTGCCGGCGATCGAAACGGAGCTGGGCTGGAATCTTTCCAAGGGAAGTAAAGAAGTGATCGTGGCCGTAGTGGATACCGGAGTTCAGATCAATCATCCGGATCTAAAGGGTAAGCTTATGACCGGGTATAATGCGATTACCAATGGTTCCACACCAGAAGATGATGTAGGACATGGCACACATGTATCTGGAATTATAGGTGCACTGGTCAACAACGGAGAAGGAGTAGCAGGAATCAGCTGGTACAACAAGATACTTCCGGTAAAAGCGCTCGATAATTCAGGAGCAGGTACTACTTATTCCGTAGCAGAAGGAATCATTTGGGCAGCTGACAACGGTGCGAAAGTCATTAACTTAAGTCTAGGTAACTATGCGGATTCCCAGTTTCTTCATGACGCGATCAAATATGCCTACGATCGAGATATCGTCCTCGTATCAGCTGCAGGCAACGATAATACAGAACGCCCAGGATTCCCAGCTGCGTATCCCGAAGTGATTGCAGTAGCTGCAACGAATGCTTCAGGGGAAAAAGCTTCCTTCTCCAATTATGGCGATTATATTGATGTCGCTGCACCCGGAGAAAGCATAGCAAGCACTTACCCTGATAGCCAGTATGCCGCTTTATCCGGTACATCGATGGCCAGTCCTCATGTCGCTGCGCTGGCTGGTCTGGTGCGTTCACTGAATCCGAATTTAACGAATACGGAAGTCATGGAGCTCATGACCAAAAATGCAGTTGATTTAGGCACTGCCGGTCATGACAAATATTTTGGCTGGGGTCAGGTCGATATCTATAAAACACTGCAAGCCGCAAGTGGCAATCAGGTTCCACTACAGCTATGGCCACAGCATGTGCAACAACAACTGAATCAATTGAAACAACGATTAAATAACACCCCTTAA
- a CDS encoding YpuI family protein, whose amino-acid sequence MSAANVQKLCESTRDKLKDVIEKMEIFLNEHALPQLVTEGDEETVQFYQGFLSDVRHLLVFSEMSYEKLGVALRRATFDESFAQKALYNVYHYGVNNFFYPKNESYSEDGRYAYTGQDAIRFRKKPVRPARDIILEITKTYEELRDDLTYYENDYLTEKRMQNQV is encoded by the coding sequence ATGTCAGCAGCCAATGTGCAGAAATTATGTGAATCGACGAGAGACAAACTTAAAGATGTAATCGAAAAGATGGAAATTTTCTTGAACGAGCATGCTTTGCCTCAGCTTGTAACTGAAGGTGATGAAGAAACCGTACAATTTTATCAAGGATTTCTGTCCGATGTTCGTCATCTGTTAGTGTTCTCGGAAATGTCTTATGAGAAGCTGGGAGTTGCGTTGCGTCGTGCAACATTTGATGAATCTTTTGCGCAGAAAGCGCTTTATAATGTATATCACTATGGCGTGAATAACTTCTTCTATCCAAAGAATGAAAGCTATTCTGAAGATGGACGTTATGCTTATACTGGACAGGATGCTATCCGTTTCCGTAAAAAGCCAGTTCGTCCGGCGCGTGATATCATTCTAGAAATTACCAAGACTTATGAAGAGCTACGCGATGATCTTACTTATTATGAGAACGACTATTTGACTGAGAAGCGTATGCAAAATCAGGTTTAA
- a CDS encoding DUF1540 domain-containing protein, which translates to MSSVKPLVKCSVSNCHYWGEHNLCRAEEIIIEIDKHAGSGFKEEYAEEMTNEGHHDHVATSSATCCLTFKPNS; encoded by the coding sequence ATGTCAAGTGTAAAGCCATTAGTTAAATGTAGTGTGAGCAATTGTCATTATTGGGGCGAGCATAATTTATGCCGGGCTGAAGAAATTATTATTGAGATCGACAAGCATGCGGGTAGTGGATTTAAAGAAGAATATGCTGAAGAAATGACGAATGAAGGTCACCACGATCACGTCGCAACATCGTCTGCAACATGCTGTTTAACATTTAAGCCGAACTCTTAG
- a CDS encoding lytic transglycosylase domain-containing protein codes for MEINPAVTNGLGQLKWISLKSATDKSSSANEAKRSGASASQFATMLQALSSNSSNSGDTSFLTSLPDASSVSSLLWQQIGGTAESNDSVISGEITDTKPTSYEDLIQTASAKYGVPVDLIKAVIDTESSFNPNVVSSAGAKGLMQLMDGTANGLGVSNSFDPAQNIDGGVRYLSYQLKRYGGQEQMALAAYNAGPGRVNKLGVSNDQELLEKLTLLPKETQSYLSKIERARAQYAV; via the coding sequence ATGGAGATCAATCCCGCTGTAACCAATGGGTTAGGGCAGCTTAAATGGATAAGCTTAAAGAGTGCAACCGACAAGAGCAGCTCAGCGAATGAAGCTAAAAGGTCGGGAGCGTCAGCCTCTCAATTTGCAACAATGCTCCAAGCTTTGTCTTCTAACTCCTCTAATAGCGGGGATACAAGCTTCTTGACCTCACTTCCGGATGCGTCATCTGTTAGTAGCCTGTTATGGCAGCAGATAGGCGGGACAGCTGAAAGTAACGATAGCGTAATTTCCGGGGAAATAACGGATACTAAACCAACAAGCTATGAGGATTTGATTCAAACGGCGAGTGCTAAATATGGAGTGCCTGTTGATTTGATAAAAGCTGTAATTGATACGGAATCTTCATTTAATCCAAACGTTGTCTCATCGGCAGGCGCTAAAGGATTAATGCAGCTAATGGATGGAACAGCGAACGGTTTAGGGGTTTCAAATTCGTTCGACCCGGCCCAAAATATTGATGGTGGCGTACGCTACTTATCTTATCAACTAAAGCGTTATGGTGGACAGGAACAGATGGCATTAGCAGCATATAACGCTGGCCCAGGACGGGTAAATAAGCTTGGGGTAAGCAATGATCAGGAATTATTGGAGAAGCTTACACTGCTTCCAAAAGAGACGCAGTCTTATCTCTCTAAAATAGAACGCGCTCGCGCGCAATACGCTGTATAA
- a CDS encoding cysteine desulfurase family protein, with protein sequence MLYWDYAAATPPYEDVVKTMEQIMKLHYANPSSLHRAGSEAAKLIRRSREVCAAALSVQPQEILFTSGATESNNLAIKGAALQYQSRGRHLITTEIEHPSVYESCLQLQRNGWEITFIAPDSTGMIDPERVAAAVRRDTVLVSVMHVNNEIGTVQPLLEIGRLIKSVNPRALFHVDGVQGYGKLAVDLKEWKVDLYSLSPHKIRGPRGAGLLYIKEGIQLFPLLTGGSHEDSQRAGTENVPAIVASSKAVRMSGEQREAFCARVLPLRDRLLSFLHSVPEFVINSREDGAPHIVHFSYPGMKGEVFARKLEELGMAVSTRSACSSRLAEPSRVLLSMGKDVSIASGGIRISFGDSHTEEDVAALEKALTAAVRALKIAEGGLK encoded by the coding sequence ATGCTTTACTGGGATTATGCCGCTGCTACGCCACCCTATGAAGATGTGGTGAAGACGATGGAACAAATTATGAAGCTGCACTATGCTAACCCGTCCTCCTTGCACCGTGCCGGCAGCGAAGCGGCTAAGCTGATCAGGCGCTCACGAGAAGTATGCGCAGCCGCGTTATCTGTACAGCCACAGGAGATACTATTTACTTCTGGGGCTACGGAGAGCAATAATTTAGCAATTAAAGGCGCTGCTCTGCAGTATCAGTCAAGAGGACGTCATCTGATAACTACGGAAATAGAGCATCCCTCTGTGTATGAAAGTTGTCTGCAGCTGCAGCGAAATGGCTGGGAGATTACTTTTATAGCGCCAGATAGTACTGGAATGATTGATCCTGAGCGAGTAGCTGCTGCAGTGCGGCGTGATACAGTTCTCGTAAGCGTGATGCATGTGAATAATGAGATTGGAACGGTGCAGCCACTGCTGGAGATTGGCAGGCTGATTAAATCCGTAAACCCACGAGCTCTGTTTCATGTAGACGGTGTTCAGGGATATGGCAAGCTTGCTGTTGATCTTAAAGAATGGAAAGTGGATCTCTACAGCTTGTCTCCTCACAAAATTCGAGGCCCACGTGGAGCGGGGCTTCTCTATATTAAAGAAGGAATCCAGCTTTTCCCACTACTTACTGGCGGTTCTCACGAAGATAGTCAACGTGCTGGAACCGAGAATGTACCTGCGATTGTCGCGTCTTCTAAAGCTGTGCGGATGAGTGGTGAGCAGCGTGAAGCCTTCTGTGCCCGAGTGCTTCCACTTCGAGATCGACTGTTAAGCTTCTTGCACAGTGTTCCTGAATTTGTTATAAACAGCAGGGAGGATGGAGCCCCTCATATTGTGCATTTCTCATACCCTGGTATGAAGGGGGAAGTGTTTGCTCGTAAACTGGAGGAACTGGGGATGGCTGTTTCTACCCGATCGGCCTGCTCCTCTCGACTGGCTGAACCTAGTCGTGTTCTATTGTCTATGGGTAAAGATGTCTCTATAGCTTCAGGTGGCATCCGAATCAGTTTTGGTGATAGTCACACCGAAGAAGATGTCGCGGCACTTGAGAAAGCACTAACTGCTGCGGTACGAGCTTTAAAGATTGCTGAAGGAGGATTGAAGTAA
- the thiI gene encoding tRNA uracil 4-sulfurtransferase ThiI produces MNVMNQESAKGSANSINYADMLLLRFGEFTLKGKNRARFEKTVLRHVQEMIKPYPKVVLAKEFGRIYVELNGEPAASLVEALKNVFGIASVSPVKVAKSELEDIVAVSRHFLEIIAPAPGTTFKVNARRVWKGFPYGSMEMNKLVSTPLLQGYSGLIVDVKSPQLELKVEIRQGHTYIFCENIAGVGGFPLGTNGKAMLLLSGGIDSPVAGWSSMRRGLEVECVHFYSYPYTSELARQKVVDLTRVLSRYAGVIKLHLVPFTEVQTSFTGIGQDNLIITLMRRAMLRITTQLAEREGALAIVTGESLGQVASQTLPSMNVIGRATSLPLLRPLVMMDKSDIVELSKNIGTYELSILPYEDCCTLFVPKSPTTNPNLRIVDKIEATLPGYSELLDAAIEATETVLITPYGDEKPRDGVSAQAGLQEEWF; encoded by the coding sequence ATGAATGTGATGAATCAGGAATCTGCTAAAGGCAGTGCCAATAGTATAAATTACGCCGATATGCTGCTCTTGCGTTTCGGGGAGTTTACTTTAAAGGGAAAGAATCGCGCCCGATTTGAGAAAACGGTATTACGTCATGTGCAAGAAATGATTAAGCCTTATCCAAAGGTGGTTCTAGCCAAGGAATTCGGAAGAATTTATGTGGAGCTGAATGGAGAACCTGCTGCCAGTTTGGTAGAAGCACTCAAGAACGTATTCGGTATTGCTTCTGTCAGTCCGGTGAAGGTGGCTAAGTCAGAGCTTGAAGATATTGTGGCAGTCAGCCGTCATTTTTTGGAGATCATCGCTCCTGCACCGGGTACTACATTTAAGGTAAATGCAAGGCGGGTATGGAAGGGATTCCCCTATGGCTCCATGGAGATGAATAAGCTAGTCTCGACACCGCTACTGCAAGGCTATTCCGGACTTATTGTGGATGTAAAGTCACCTCAACTGGAGCTGAAGGTCGAAATTCGTCAAGGTCATACTTATATATTCTGCGAAAATATTGCTGGTGTTGGCGGATTTCCGCTAGGCACGAATGGAAAAGCGATGTTATTGCTGTCTGGAGGCATTGATAGCCCTGTAGCTGGTTGGTCATCCATGCGTCGTGGACTCGAGGTGGAGTGCGTACACTTCTATAGTTATCCTTATACGAGTGAGCTCGCTCGGCAAAAAGTGGTTGATCTTACACGGGTATTGTCACGATATGCGGGAGTCATCAAGCTGCATTTAGTACCCTTTACAGAGGTGCAGACGTCGTTTACTGGGATAGGTCAGGATAATCTGATTATTACGCTGATGCGGAGAGCGATGCTGAGGATTACTACACAGCTTGCTGAACGTGAGGGGGCCCTTGCGATCGTAACCGGTGAAAGTCTAGGGCAGGTAGCTAGTCAGACGTTACCAAGCATGAATGTGATCGGACGGGCTACATCACTTCCTCTTTTGCGTCCGCTGGTAATGATGGACAAAAGTGATATCGTGGAGCTGTCTAAGAATATCGGCACCTATGAGTTATCTATCCTTCCTTATGAGGATTGCTGTACTTTATTTGTACCGAAATCACCTACAACGAACCCGAATTTACGGATTGTAGATAAGATTGAAGCTACGCTGCCTGGATATTCTGAATTGCTGGACGCAGCGATTGAAGCCACTGAGACTGTCTTGATCACTCCGTATGGAGATGAGAAGCCTAGAGATGGAGTAAGTGCTCAGGCTGGATTACAGGAAGAATGGTTCTAA
- a CDS encoding TerC family protein codes for MNTTIWEFVLSLLNIIFLDLILAGDNAIVIGLAARNLPTSTQKKAIVLGTAGAVVLRIIATILVVWLLKIPWLLLAGGILLILIAYKLLTDENNSANIKAGQNLWSAVGTIILADAAMGLDNVIAIAGVAKHNISLVVIGLLISVPIVVWGSTLFIKIINKYPWIIYIGSAVLGFTASSMITDEQQLAPFFNQHPLLKALFIFVIIVAILMGGHWRRQSGHKKSKKLPQP; via the coding sequence TTGAATACAACCATCTGGGAGTTTGTATTATCGCTGCTTAATATTATCTTTCTAGATCTCATTCTTGCCGGAGACAATGCTATAGTTATCGGACTTGCAGCGCGTAATTTACCAACCAGTACCCAAAAAAAAGCTATCGTGCTCGGGACAGCAGGTGCCGTAGTATTACGGATTATCGCAACGATTCTGGTCGTATGGCTTTTGAAAATCCCCTGGTTACTGCTAGCAGGTGGAATTTTACTTATTCTGATTGCCTATAAGCTGTTAACAGATGAGAACAATTCAGCGAATATCAAGGCTGGGCAAAACCTCTGGTCTGCTGTGGGTACGATCATTCTAGCCGATGCTGCAATGGGACTGGATAATGTCATCGCCATTGCGGGAGTTGCTAAACACAATATCTCTCTAGTTGTCATAGGACTGCTGATCAGCGTTCCGATCGTGGTCTGGGGAAGTACTCTTTTTATAAAAATAATCAACAAATATCCATGGATCATTTATATTGGTTCAGCAGTCTTAGGGTTTACAGCGTCAAGCATGATTACAGATGAACAGCAGCTAGCACCTTTCTTTAACCAACACCCACTATTGAAAGCTCTGTTTATATTCGTGATCATCGTTGCCATCTTAATGGGGGGACATTGGAGACGCCAATCAGGCCATAAAAAGTCAAAAAAGCTGCCTCAACCGTAG
- a CDS encoding TerC family protein produces MESLLLLGEILMINLVLSGDNAMIIAMASKDLPEKHRRTAVWWGAAGAVILRCALTFVAVLLLKIPYIQAGGGILLLWIAFKLLLEEEEDLRVTESSSVWKAIRTILVADFIMSMDNVLAIAGIAKGDLSLIVIGIALSIPIVVWGSSLIVGWLHRFPLLVFIGAYILAFTAGDMMLQDAKLGTMLSFLLPSTHSILPIALGILVVVTGAVKRRTTSVG; encoded by the coding sequence ATGGAATCATTATTGCTCCTTGGTGAAATATTGATGATCAATCTTGTACTAAGTGGAGATAATGCAATGATCATCGCAATGGCCAGTAAGGACCTTCCGGAGAAGCACCGGAGGACTGCGGTATGGTGGGGAGCTGCGGGAGCTGTTATTCTGCGCTGCGCGCTTACTTTTGTAGCTGTATTACTTTTGAAAATCCCTTACATTCAAGCTGGAGGAGGGATTCTGCTATTGTGGATTGCCTTCAAGCTGCTGCTTGAAGAAGAGGAGGATCTCAGGGTTACGGAATCTTCTTCTGTATGGAAGGCTATCCGAACGATTCTCGTGGCTGATTTTATTATGAGTATGGACAATGTACTGGCAATTGCCGGTATAGCCAAAGGAGACTTGTCATTAATTGTAATCGGGATCGCACTCAGCATTCCGATTGTAGTATGGGGAAGTAGCCTCATTGTAGGCTGGCTGCATAGATTTCCGTTGCTCGTATTTATCGGTGCGTATATTTTGGCCTTTACAGCTGGTGATATGATGCTTCAGGATGCAAAACTAGGGACAATGTTATCCTTTTTGCTCCCATCCACGCATTCCATACTGCCGATTGCTTTAGGAATATTAGTGGTTGTTACGGGCGCCGTTAAACGCAGAACAACATCTGTAGGTTAA
- the typA gene encoding translational GTPase TypA — protein MHSRKDIRNIAIIAHVDHGKTTLVDQLLQQSGIFSAHEHLQERAMDSNDIERERGITILAKNTAITYKDFLINIVDTPGHADFGGEVERIMKMVDGVLLVVDAYEGCMPQTKFVLRKALEQKLTPIVVVNKIDRPAARPKEVIDEVLDLFIELEASDEQLEFPVVYASALNGTSSMVPEKQDETMLSLYETIVEHIPAPTESVEEPLQFLVTLMDYNEYLGRIAIGRVNRGVIKQGQSVTVIMRDGKSKTARIEKLFGFQGLKRIETEEAGAGDIVAIAGIKDINIGETIADPANPEALPVLKIDEPTMQMTFLVNNSPFAGKEGKWVTSRKLRERLFKELETDVSLRVEETDSPDAFIVSGRGELHLGILIENMRREGYEMQVSKPQVIIKEIDGVKSEPLERLMIDIPEESMGSVMESLGTRKAEMVNMINNGTGQVRLEFLIPARGLIGYNTYFLTLTRGYGVMNHAFDSYAPLVAGQVGGRHQGVLVASETGSTTQYGIVGVEDRGILFLDAGTEIYEGMIVGEHTRDNDIIVNICREKALTNMRTSGKDDTVKMKTPRTFSLEGALEYLNDDEYCEITPKSIRLRKKILNKGERERVEKQRKMAQANA, from the coding sequence ATGCATTCAAGAAAAGATATTCGCAACATTGCGATCATTGCCCACGTTGACCATGGCAAAACAACACTCGTCGATCAGCTTCTTCAGCAATCGGGGATCTTCAGCGCACACGAGCACCTACAAGAACGTGCCATGGACTCTAACGATATCGAGCGGGAACGCGGAATTACAATCCTAGCTAAAAATACAGCAATTACCTATAAAGATTTCCTTATCAACATTGTAGATACTCCTGGCCATGCTGACTTCGGTGGCGAAGTAGAACGGATTATGAAGATGGTTGACGGCGTTCTGCTTGTTGTTGATGCTTATGAAGGTTGTATGCCACAAACGAAGTTCGTACTTCGTAAGGCATTGGAACAAAAGCTGACTCCAATCGTTGTAGTAAACAAGATTGACCGTCCAGCTGCTCGTCCGAAGGAAGTAATTGATGAAGTACTTGATTTGTTCATCGAGCTTGAAGCAAGTGACGAACAATTGGAATTCCCGGTTGTTTATGCATCTGCTCTTAACGGAACATCAAGCATGGTTCCTGAGAAGCAAGATGAGACAATGCTTTCACTTTACGAAACAATCGTTGAGCATATCCCAGCTCCAACTGAAAGTGTAGAAGAGCCGCTTCAATTCCTCGTAACGTTGATGGATTATAACGAATACTTGGGTCGTATTGCTATTGGCCGTGTAAACCGCGGTGTGATCAAACAAGGTCAATCTGTAACTGTAATTATGCGTGACGGTAAGAGTAAAACCGCACGTATTGAGAAATTGTTCGGCTTCCAAGGTTTGAAACGTATTGAAACAGAAGAAGCGGGCGCAGGGGATATCGTTGCTATCGCAGGGATCAAGGACATCAACATTGGTGAGACCATTGCTGATCCAGCGAATCCAGAAGCGCTGCCAGTTCTTAAGATCGACGAGCCAACTATGCAAATGACTTTCCTTGTAAATAACAGTCCTTTTGCTGGTAAAGAAGGTAAATGGGTAACTTCCCGTAAGCTTCGTGAGCGTCTCTTTAAAGAACTTGAGACAGATGTGAGTTTGCGTGTGGAAGAAACTGATAGTCCTGATGCATTTATCGTTTCTGGACGCGGTGAGCTTCACCTTGGTATTCTGATCGAGAATATGCGTCGTGAAGGTTATGAAATGCAAGTTTCTAAACCACAAGTAATCATTAAAGAAATCGATGGTGTTAAATCGGAGCCACTTGAGCGTCTTATGATTGACATTCCAGAAGAAAGCATGGGCTCTGTTATGGAAAGTCTGGGCACTCGCAAAGCCGAAATGGTCAACATGATTAACAACGGTACGGGTCAAGTACGTCTGGAGTTCCTGATTCCTGCACGTGGTTTGATTGGTTACAACACGTACTTCTTGACTTTGACACGCGGTTACGGCGTTATGAACCATGCTTTTGACAGCTACGCTCCACTGGTTGCTGGTCAAGTTGGCGGACGTCATCAAGGTGTGCTTGTAGCAAGTGAGACTGGATCAACAACACAATATGGAATAGTTGGCGTTGAGGATCGTGGTATTCTCTTCTTGGATGCAGGTACAGAAATTTATGAAGGTATGATCGTAGGCGAGCATACCCGTGATAACGATATTATCGTTAACATCTGTAGAGAAAAAGCACTTACCAACATGCGTACCTCCGGTAAGGATGATACTGTAAAAATGAAGACACCACGTACCTTCTCTTTGGAAGGCGCACTTGAATATTTGAATGATGATGAATACTGTGAAATCACACCTAAATCCATTCGTCTGCGCAAAAAGATTCTGAACAAAGGCGAACGCGAACGTGTGGAGAAGCAGCGTAAAATGGCACAAGCAAACGCGTAA